A genomic segment from Legionella micdadei encodes:
- a CDS encoding dicarboxylate/amino acid:cation symporter, protein MMLELELEEKLIDAQASQKYLEKNLIKKTELHKQLYFQVMVSIIMGILLGHFYPELAMKMKPLGDGFIKLIKMMIAPIIFTTVVTGISGMKDIKEVGRIGIKALIYFEVLTTFALIIGLVVANLYQPGAGLNIDVHSLNSKSIANYTSQTAAFDTVDFLLNIIPDTLVSAFTKGEILPVLFVSILFGFGILKGGEKLQPFTKLIDQFSTVLFSIIGFIMKVAPIGAFGAMAYAIGAYGIHTLVALSKLLADVYLTSLFFIFIVLGFIAKTFKFSLWRFLKYIKEELFIVLGTSSSEVALPRMISKLEKLGCGKTVVGLVLPAGYTFNLDGTSIYLTIATLFIAQALNIDLSLSQQLTLIAVLLLTSKGAAAVTGGGFIVLAATLSSMHTIPVEGVVLLLGIDRFMSAARSFTNLIGNGVATIVIAKWEGDFDSNAAKKALEG, encoded by the coding sequence ATGATGTTAGAACTCGAATTGGAAGAAAAACTTATCGATGCTCAAGCAAGTCAAAAATATCTGGAAAAAAATTTAATTAAAAAAACTGAGCTTCATAAGCAATTGTACTTCCAAGTTATGGTTAGCATTATCATGGGAATACTGCTCGGTCACTTTTACCCTGAGCTTGCTATGAAAATGAAGCCGTTGGGGGATGGTTTTATCAAGCTGATAAAGATGATGATAGCCCCTATTATCTTTACCACCGTTGTTACCGGCATATCCGGTATGAAAGATATCAAAGAAGTAGGACGTATTGGCATCAAAGCCCTTATTTATTTTGAAGTGTTGACCACGTTTGCTTTAATCATAGGGCTTGTTGTAGCCAATTTATATCAGCCTGGTGCTGGGTTAAACATTGATGTCCATTCGTTAAATAGCAAGAGCATTGCTAATTACACTTCTCAGACAGCCGCATTTGATACTGTTGATTTCCTCTTGAATATTATTCCCGATACCTTAGTAAGTGCTTTTACAAAAGGTGAGATCTTACCCGTTTTATTTGTTTCGATTTTATTTGGTTTTGGGATTTTAAAGGGTGGGGAAAAACTTCAGCCATTTACAAAACTAATTGATCAATTTTCTACTGTGCTCTTTTCCATTATTGGTTTTATCATGAAAGTCGCACCCATAGGTGCCTTTGGCGCAATGGCCTATGCAATAGGCGCATATGGCATACACACCTTAGTTGCACTGAGCAAATTATTGGCGGATGTGTATCTTACAAGCCTATTTTTTATCTTCATTGTATTGGGTTTCATTGCGAAAACATTTAAATTCAGTTTGTGGCGTTTTCTAAAATACATTAAAGAAGAACTGTTCATAGTACTCGGCACTTCATCTTCTGAAGTCGCCTTGCCGAGGATGATTAGTAAATTAGAAAAATTAGGTTGTGGAAAAACAGTTGTAGGATTGGTTTTGCCAGCTGGATATACTTTTAACCTCGACGGAACATCGATTTATCTCACTATCGCCACATTATTCATTGCCCAAGCGCTTAACATTGACCTCTCACTAAGCCAGCAATTGACGCTTATCGCCGTTTTATTATTAACCTCTAAAGGAGCTGCTGCCGTTACAGGTGGCGGATTTATTGTGTTAGCTGCAACCTTATCCAGCATGCATACCATTCCCGTTGAAGGGGTCGTGCTGCTGCTTGGTATCGACCGATTCATGTCTGCAGCCCGTTCATTTACTAATTTAATTGGAAACGGTGTAGCAACCATAGTGATTGCTAAATGGGAGGGTGATTTTGATTCTAACGCAGCCAAGAAAGCGCTAGAGGGGTAA
- a CDS encoding bifunctional enoyl-CoA hydratase/phosphate acetyltransferase: MVFIENRTFDELKIGDFASLKRTLTQKDIELFSIMSGDVNPAHVDAEYAKDDRFHKIIAQGMWGASLISTVLGTELPGPGTIYLDQTLKFSAPVIPGDTLTVTVTVLEKKKEKNIINLDCNCRNQQGKTVISGIATVIAPTEKVRRRRVELPKVVLQESKDSWYNQLIKKKNGYTPLKTVVVHPVDVLSLQGAIDAAEENLISPILVGPSEKIQNAAKEANINLSAYEIVATKHSHEAAEMAVKIIKEGKAEAIMKGKIHTDELMSPIVDKENGLRTGRRMSHVFSMEVPNYFKPLFLTDAAINIQPDLQTKKDIVQNAIDLFLRLGLRQPKVAILSAVETVNEKIPSTLDATALCKMAERGQITGGIVDGPLAFDNAISIESAREKGIFSQVAGDADILVVPDLVSGNMLYKQITFLSGVEAAGIVLGARVPIILTSRGSNEVSRKASCAMALIYARLKDTFNE, from the coding sequence ATGGTATTCATCGAAAATCGTACGTTTGATGAACTCAAAATTGGTGATTTTGCTAGTTTAAAAAGGACGCTGACTCAAAAGGACATTGAATTATTTTCAATCATGTCAGGTGATGTCAATCCTGCTCATGTAGATGCCGAGTATGCAAAAGATGATAGGTTTCACAAAATTATTGCTCAGGGGATGTGGGGGGCATCACTCATCTCTACAGTTCTAGGCACTGAGCTTCCAGGACCTGGAACGATTTATTTAGATCAAACCCTCAAATTTTCTGCACCTGTAATCCCGGGAGATACGCTAACAGTGACAGTTACTGTCTTAGAGAAAAAAAAGGAAAAAAATATCATTAACCTGGACTGCAACTGTAGGAATCAACAGGGAAAAACAGTAATTTCAGGGATTGCAACGGTGATTGCTCCAACTGAAAAAGTGAGGAGAAGGCGTGTTGAATTACCTAAAGTAGTTCTTCAAGAGTCTAAGGACTCATGGTATAACCAACTGATTAAAAAGAAAAATGGTTATACCCCTCTTAAAACAGTGGTTGTCCATCCAGTTGATGTGCTCTCACTACAAGGTGCGATCGATGCTGCGGAAGAAAATTTGATCAGTCCAATTCTCGTGGGACCCTCCGAAAAAATTCAAAATGCAGCTAAAGAGGCCAACATTAATCTTTCTGCGTACGAAATAGTAGCAACAAAACACAGCCATGAAGCGGCAGAAATGGCCGTTAAAATAATTAAGGAAGGAAAGGCTGAAGCGATAATGAAAGGAAAAATTCATACTGATGAATTGATGAGTCCTATAGTGGATAAAGAGAATGGTTTACGCACAGGACGACGAATGAGCCATGTTTTTTCTATGGAAGTACCGAACTATTTTAAGCCATTGTTCTTGACTGATGCTGCAATCAACATACAACCTGACTTACAAACTAAAAAGGATATTGTACAAAATGCGATCGATTTGTTTCTAAGGTTAGGTTTGCGACAGCCAAAGGTAGCTATTTTATCTGCAGTTGAGACAGTCAATGAAAAGATTCCATCAACCTTGGATGCAACAGCTCTGTGCAAAATGGCTGAACGTGGTCAAATTACAGGTGGAATTGTTGATGGTCCACTTGCTTTTGATAATGCCATTTCTATTGAATCTGCTCGTGAAAAGGGAATATTTTCCCAAGTAGCGGGTGATGCTGATATTCTCGTTGTTCCCGATCTCGTGTCAGGTAATATGCTGTACAAGCAAATTACATTTTTATCGGGTGTTGAAGCAGCGGGGATTGTTCTGGGGGCGCGAGTTCCTATTATTTTGACCAGTCGTGGCAGTAATGAAGTGTCACGTAAAGCTTCCTGTGCGATGGCCTTAATCTATGCTCGACTTAAGGATACCTTCAACGAATAA
- the fabI gene encoding enoyl-ACP reductase FabI, with amino-acid sequence MLIDLDGKLGVVVGIANEHSIAYGCAEKFHLAKAELVVTYLNEKAKTYVEPLAEALQSPLFLPCDVQKKEELAMLFDSIQQKWGKLDFMLHSIAYCPKSDLQDRVVDCSQEGFLEAMAISCHSLIQMSKLAEPLMKQGGSILTMSYYGSQKVSKNYNLMGIVKAALEATVRYLAYELGKNNIRVNAISPGPIKTRAASGILNFYEYVEKGIEKSPLHRLVNIENVGNLATFLASDAAQDITGQVHYIDTGYSIMD; translated from the coding sequence ATGCTGATTGATTTAGATGGAAAATTAGGGGTAGTAGTTGGTATTGCGAATGAGCATAGTATTGCCTATGGCTGTGCTGAGAAGTTTCATCTGGCCAAAGCAGAGTTAGTGGTTACTTATCTGAATGAAAAGGCAAAAACTTACGTTGAACCCTTAGCAGAAGCATTACAATCACCTTTGTTTTTACCGTGTGATGTACAAAAGAAAGAAGAGCTCGCCATGTTGTTTGATAGCATTCAGCAAAAATGGGGGAAGCTCGATTTTATGCTGCATTCGATTGCTTATTGTCCAAAAAGCGATTTGCAAGATCGTGTGGTTGATTGTTCTCAGGAAGGATTTTTAGAAGCAATGGCTATTTCTTGTCATTCCCTGATTCAAATGTCAAAACTTGCTGAACCATTGATGAAACAAGGGGGAAGCATCTTAACTATGAGTTATTACGGCAGTCAAAAAGTGAGCAAAAATTATAATCTCATGGGTATTGTTAAGGCCGCATTAGAAGCTACTGTTCGCTACCTTGCTTATGAATTAGGCAAAAATAATATTAGGGTTAATGCGATCTCTCCCGGTCCCATTAAGACTCGTGCAGCATCAGGGATTCTTAATTTTTATGAATACGTTGAAAAAGGAATAGAGAAATCCCCATTACATCGACTAGTTAATATCGAAAATGTGGGTAATCTTGCGACATTTCTTGCTAGCGATGCAGCCCAAGATATCACAGGACAAGTTCATTATATCGATACAGGCTATTCAATCATGGACTAG
- a CDS encoding plasma-membrane proton-efflux P-type ATPase translates to MNQPDLETDPSKGLNSQEVKKKLAAYGVNAIEEKRTSSLIKFFSFLWGPIPWMIETALCLSAILQHWTDFWIIFLMLALNASVGFWQQYQADNAIEALKNKLALTARVLRDGKWITIPARELVPGDIVLIKLGNIIPADIKLLAGEYLTVDQSTLTGESLPVDKKVGEEVYSGSIVRLGEMTGIVIGTGMNTYFGRTAKLVETAKAASHFEKAVLKIGNFLIRMTLVLVLIILVVAHLRQVAFLHSLLFALILTIAAIPVALPAVLTVTMAVGALQLAKMKAIVSRLSSIEEMAGIDVLCSDKTGTLTKNQLTMGEPVIIEATGKEELLLAAALASEENSVDVIDQAIIQALPPGIQMEPYKTTQFIPFDPKHKRSEALIEHDHKSFRVSKGAPQIILELVNKPELTQQVEREVDRFASTGYRALGVARKDGDGAWRYIGLIALFDPPRDDTVDTVRSAQKMGLEIKMLTGDHGSIAKEIAGKIGLGENIVPVSTVFKEEPDDAHKLETIDGFSEVFPEHKFKIVKLLQSIGHIVGMTGDGVNDAPALKQADVGIAVGGATDAARAAAALILTESGLSVITQAIAVARKIFERMTSYATFRIAETIRVLLFISSSIVLFNFYPVTAIMIVLLAILNDFPIMMIAYDHVPVAPFPVRWDMQRVLIISTTLGIIGVIETFILFYLAKDYFELSLPMIQTFIFLKLLVSGHLTIYITRNTGTIWQRPWPNLWFFLSIESTQIMGTLAAVYGWFITPIGWIYALIIWAYALLWMFVESGVKILLYKKLIPRDHKQWMGGGHAD, encoded by the coding sequence ATGAATCAACCGGATTTAGAGACAGATCCTAGCAAAGGCTTGAATTCTCAAGAGGTCAAAAAAAAACTGGCAGCTTATGGTGTAAATGCCATTGAAGAAAAGAGAACAAGTAGCCTAATTAAATTTTTTTCTTTTCTTTGGGGGCCTATTCCCTGGATGATTGAAACAGCGCTCTGTTTATCAGCAATTTTACAACATTGGACAGATTTTTGGATTATTTTTCTGATGTTAGCGCTTAATGCGAGTGTCGGGTTTTGGCAACAATATCAAGCAGATAATGCCATTGAAGCCTTAAAGAATAAGTTGGCATTGACTGCGCGCGTGCTACGTGATGGCAAATGGATAACCATTCCCGCACGTGAACTGGTACCAGGGGATATTGTTTTAATTAAATTAGGGAACATTATTCCAGCGGATATAAAGCTATTAGCTGGTGAATATTTAACAGTGGATCAGTCGACCTTAACGGGTGAATCTCTTCCAGTTGATAAAAAAGTAGGGGAAGAGGTCTATTCAGGTTCTATTGTTAGATTGGGTGAAATGACAGGGATTGTCATCGGAACTGGAATGAATACCTATTTTGGTCGTACAGCAAAATTGGTTGAAACAGCTAAAGCGGCCTCCCATTTTGAAAAAGCGGTGTTAAAAATTGGCAATTTTCTTATCCGCATGACCCTGGTTTTAGTTCTTATTATTTTAGTTGTTGCTCATTTGCGCCAAGTAGCTTTTCTCCATTCATTACTTTTTGCCCTAATTCTGACGATTGCCGCAATCCCTGTGGCTTTACCGGCAGTATTAACTGTAACCATGGCAGTTGGTGCTTTGCAACTTGCTAAAATGAAAGCCATAGTTTCACGATTATCTTCTATCGAAGAAATGGCCGGCATCGATGTTTTATGTTCGGATAAAACAGGAACACTGACTAAGAACCAACTGACTATGGGGGAACCAGTTATTATCGAGGCGACTGGTAAAGAAGAACTTCTTCTTGCAGCTGCATTAGCTTCAGAGGAAAACTCTGTCGATGTCATCGATCAGGCTATCATTCAAGCACTTCCCCCGGGCATTCAAATGGAACCATACAAAACAACTCAATTTATTCCTTTTGATCCAAAACATAAGCGCTCGGAAGCACTCATTGAACATGATCATAAGTCTTTCAGGGTATCTAAAGGGGCTCCACAAATTATATTGGAATTAGTTAATAAACCAGAGCTCACACAACAAGTCGAACGTGAAGTGGATAGATTTGCAAGCACAGGATATCGTGCATTAGGTGTGGCAAGGAAAGATGGGGATGGAGCATGGAGGTATATTGGACTCATTGCTTTATTTGATCCTCCAAGAGACGACACTGTTGACACGGTTAGAAGCGCGCAAAAGATGGGACTCGAAATAAAAATGTTGACAGGCGACCACGGTTCTATCGCCAAAGAAATTGCGGGGAAAATTGGATTAGGAGAAAACATTGTTCCTGTTTCCACAGTATTTAAAGAAGAACCAGATGATGCTCACAAACTTGAAACTATTGATGGCTTTTCGGAAGTCTTTCCCGAACATAAATTTAAAATTGTTAAACTGCTTCAATCCATAGGTCATATTGTAGGGATGACAGGTGATGGAGTTAATGATGCTCCTGCCTTAAAGCAAGCGGATGTTGGTATTGCTGTGGGTGGTGCAACTGATGCTGCCCGTGCTGCGGCTGCTTTGATTTTGACTGAAAGTGGATTATCGGTAATTACGCAAGCTATTGCGGTGGCCAGAAAAATTTTCGAACGTATGACCAGTTATGCCACGTTCAGAATAGCGGAAACTATAAGGGTACTACTTTTTATTTCATCCAGTATCGTCCTGTTTAATTTCTATCCTGTTACAGCCATTATGATAGTGCTGCTGGCGATATTAAATGATTTTCCGATTATGATGATTGCCTATGATCATGTTCCTGTAGCTCCATTTCCAGTCCGCTGGGATATGCAGCGGGTTTTAATCATCAGTACCACTCTTGGGATCATTGGTGTTATCGAAACATTTATCCTATTTTATCTTGCTAAAGATTATTTTGAGTTGTCTTTACCGATGATCCAAACCTTTATTTTTTTAAAATTGTTGGTATCGGGACATCTTACTATTTACATCACTCGAAATACGGGGACCATTTGGCAACGGCCTTGGCCAAATCTTTGGTTCTTCCTCAGTATTGAATCCACTCAAATCATGGGTACTCTGGCTGCAGTTTATGGGTGGTTTATTACCCCAATTGGCTGGATCTATGCCTTAATTATTTGGGCTTACGCACTTTTGTGGATGTTTGTTGAGAGTGGAGTGAAAATTTTGCTTTATAAGAAGTTGATTCCCCGTGATCACAAGCAGTGGATGGGAGGTGGCCATGCTGATTGA